One region of Catenuloplanes indicus genomic DNA includes:
- a CDS encoding LacI family DNA-binding transcriptional regulator, with protein MATLADVAALAGYNKSTVSRALTRPEMVAPETLTRILTAADQLGYVLNRTASQLARGRTGLAAFVVPTLENAFFAPIIGGAQAHAAASDLHLTVTVAPLTSASEVAALSRLASQVDGLILAAPRGDDTHVRAIGAVKPVVLVDREIPGLPSVVADTATAIGAVVSGLAARGHRRIAYLGGPNGSWQDPGRAAAALSAASRAGAEVSVHGPFPATFAAGVASAEEVLAAGATAVVPYATALALGLMLALRGRGVHVPDDVVVSAEATVTDALGAPGIPAIDVDGESLGRAAMDLLTSGGQDTLRLPVRVTWSG; from the coding sequence GTGGCGACCCTGGCCGACGTAGCGGCACTGGCCGGTTACAACAAGTCGACGGTCTCCCGCGCGCTGACCCGCCCGGAGATGGTCGCCCCGGAGACGCTGACCCGCATCCTGACCGCGGCGGACCAGCTCGGATACGTGCTCAACCGGACCGCCAGCCAGCTCGCCCGCGGCCGTACCGGGCTCGCGGCGTTCGTCGTACCGACGCTGGAGAACGCGTTCTTCGCCCCGATCATCGGCGGCGCCCAGGCCCACGCGGCCGCCTCCGACCTTCACCTCACGGTGACGGTCGCGCCGCTGACGTCGGCCTCCGAGGTGGCCGCGCTGAGCCGGCTCGCCTCCCAGGTCGACGGGCTGATCCTGGCCGCGCCGCGCGGCGACGACACCCATGTGCGGGCGATCGGCGCGGTCAAGCCGGTGGTGCTGGTCGACCGGGAGATCCCCGGGCTGCCGTCCGTGGTCGCGGACACGGCGACCGCGATCGGTGCGGTGGTCTCCGGGCTGGCCGCCCGCGGGCACCGGCGAATCGCCTACCTGGGTGGGCCGAACGGGTCGTGGCAGGATCCCGGCCGGGCGGCGGCGGCGCTGTCCGCCGCGTCGCGCGCCGGAGCTGAGGTGAGCGTGCACGGCCCGTTCCCGGCCACGTTCGCGGCCGGCGTGGCGAGCGCCGAGGAGGTGCTGGCGGCCGGCGCCACCGCGGTCGTACCGTACGCGACCGCCCTTGCCCTGGGCTTGATGCTCGCGCTGCGCGGCCGCGGCGTGCACGTCCCGGACGACGTCGTGGTCAGCGCGGAGGCCACGGTCACCGACGCACTCGGCGCCCCCGGCATCCCCGCCATCGACGTGGACGGCGAGTCCCTCGGCCGCGCCGCCATGGACCTGCTCACCTCCGGCGGCCAGGACACCCTGCGCCTCCCGGTCCGCGTCACCTGGTCCGGCTGA
- a CDS encoding polysaccharide lyase gives MLRIDVPRLRRGVLATGLLAALAGCTAPPAGHAPVGPPAPGASSAPPGFEAGLGTGPPAPPPSPAPSTAVPPRPSDGESVLVTDFERAAAGTAYGTEQWRSDGWGTPWELGMSGRTATSGAVAHSGGTSLRVSYPAGKIGPADSGAQAPFALEPRPEYHVSQWIRFGEGFSFGTTSFAGKVGLGLAGGDSCSGGQVCDGTNGFSSRLIWGRDGKAAVYYYSMGHAGAYGDAADLVTDGEQVFWPADRWVNVVQRLRVNTVTGGRANPDGEIEVWVDGVRAAHVTGLRFVSNGDRVDTAYFSSFAGGGDASFAPRTDSEIFYDDLEVATGWPGTAAPAR, from the coding sequence ATGCTGAGGATCGACGTGCCCCGCCTGCGCCGTGGCGTGCTCGCCACCGGCCTGCTCGCCGCGCTGGCCGGGTGCACCGCGCCGCCCGCCGGGCACGCACCGGTCGGCCCACCGGCGCCGGGCGCGTCGTCCGCGCCGCCGGGGTTCGAGGCCGGGCTCGGCACCGGGCCGCCCGCTCCCCCGCCGTCACCGGCACCGTCCACCGCCGTGCCCCCGCGACCCTCGGACGGCGAATCCGTGCTGGTCACGGACTTCGAGCGGGCCGCGGCCGGCACCGCCTACGGCACGGAGCAGTGGCGGAGCGACGGCTGGGGCACGCCGTGGGAACTCGGGATGAGCGGCCGGACCGCTACGAGCGGCGCGGTGGCGCACTCGGGCGGGACGTCACTGCGGGTGAGCTATCCGGCCGGGAAGATCGGGCCGGCGGACTCGGGGGCGCAGGCGCCGTTCGCGCTGGAGCCGCGGCCGGAGTACCACGTGTCGCAGTGGATCCGGTTCGGCGAGGGGTTCAGCTTCGGGACCACGAGCTTCGCCGGGAAGGTCGGGCTCGGGCTGGCCGGTGGCGACTCGTGCTCCGGCGGGCAGGTCTGCGACGGGACCAACGGGTTCAGCTCGCGGCTGATCTGGGGGCGGGACGGCAAGGCCGCGGTCTACTACTACTCGATGGGCCACGCCGGTGCGTACGGCGACGCGGCGGACCTGGTCACGGACGGCGAGCAGGTGTTCTGGCCGGCCGACCGGTGGGTCAACGTGGTGCAGCGGCTGCGGGTCAACACGGTCACCGGCGGGCGGGCGAACCCGGACGGCGAGATCGAGGTCTGGGTCGACGGCGTGCGGGCCGCGCACGTGACCGGGCTGCGGTTCGTCAGCAACGGCGACCGGGTGGACACTGCGTACTTCTCGTCGTTCGCCGGTGGTGGGGACGCCTCGTTCGCGCCCCGCACCGACAGCGAGATCTTCTACGACGACCTGGAGGTCGCCACGGGCTGGCCCGGCACGGCCGCGCCAGCCCGGTGA